ccatacttttgcgacggaaaattccacttgatatcatctcagaatcatggcctcaatcacccctcaaagttttcgttacgatgtcactaacaccctgtatagaataatgttgctacctatattgtttttctttattttgatcagaataataatgggtggaagatgttttgtgcctgggtgtaataacattatttatacacaacaaagataaaagatgcatatgtctggtatccatgaaattagaaggataaaGGAACTATTTTTTTAAGGGAAGTATATAAGCGCTTCTTTGAACTAATGTCTGCTGGAGAGCATGTTTTGCGGCTGTATCATTTTCAAGTATTTGTACATTTTTACCATACAAGTACTCTTAATTTTTAGGTCGAATTCTTTTTCATTAACATGTAATGCCAAAAACGTTAACAGTCCTGCCTCAGATCATGACATAATAAGCCatctatattttaatttagtcattgtaaaaatatatttttgtttaatgttattatgtagtttattaaAATAGTGTTTGGATTTATTGTTTCATTTCTTCTATTTACCCCACTTTTTCTTTCAACATAATTGTGATGTGGTGAAATTTGTCGAAGTAAATGTAAggatatacaaagaaaaaaatattcaatgcACAAATTGAACTCTTAACTACTTTATTTCCATTTCATTAACATCTTTTTTACATGTTACATCAAATATACATGATTCTACAGTCAAAACTCTTTCAAAGTGCATTGTTAACAGAACATTTTCAATAACTACACCGccgtttttcatatttttttaacaacggCGCATTTTTTTATCCTACTTGGTTGTACATGAAAATTATCAgaagaaattttaaaatatatgatAGAACGTGAGCTTATCGCGAAGTACAATACTTTTGTGTATACACTTTCCTCCACGAAGTGCCCTTTCTTATGCACTTAGCTGGATTGCCAGTCACATGGTTGCGATGTAATTTGATTACGCACAACGGTTCTAATTGCAATTATACAGAGTGGGCTCACTACCACTCAGCAGCAAAATATGAAGTCTAACTTTCTACATATGTGACTGTCAGTCTAGCGGAAAGAAGTTTTGTCGTTGTTCTACTACTGGTTAGATACCGGAAGGTTACTCCATCGTATCGCCGTATTTGTTCGTTGGTGCAGAGGGTGGCGattgtggcggcggcggcggcggtctGCGAGGCGCAGGACCTAGGCCGGGTTCCAATCTGgaataatatttacattacttAGCCAATATGCATATTGCTTTTAGTGCCAATGACTGACCGACCTTATGTTAACACATGTGagcaaagggtatagcgaggtaaggaagacgaaatggcccccatggtccatgacggaattatcatttgtactggtattggcactctaaaagaatacgaaatgtaaggtcgttgacccctgaccttgacctgtctttgagatattcgagaaagtccgtacgcgcgccgagttttaaaaaaaaaatttttccgaaaaactataaaagctagaagaatgggaccaattgcgtataattagggatactttgaaaaatattctgtatttttttcagagttctggtgaaatgacaactgtgcaaaataattaaacaaaatataaatatatttttttagtactgttctattatgtctaccacgccaaaaaaaatatataatactctttgatttatatacttacaccacacaaaaactgatcaaaatcaaagaggcgcttcttgagtaattatgaatttacttagtgtgcgtacggctggtaggaactaattaaagaggtcgtttttagattaattattataattacatgttaaacataattttaatcatcatcatcactattttcatttattacaacattgactgcatcatttgaaaatattttcgacagaatttcagcaggacgtaaaatgcgaaatagatatctcgcatgagctaagtaatataattattacacttgcgacatatgaaaatcgacttgcgaaaatcgtattttgggcaaaagaaaacccatttatgcaaaccgtttacaatctgtactccttctagcttttatagtttatcggaaaaaaatttttgaaaaaactcggcgcgcgtacgaactttctcgaatatctcaaagacaggtcaaggtcaggggtcaacgaccttacatttcgtattcttttagagtgccaataccagtacaaatgataattccgtcatgggccatgggggccatttcgtcttccttacctcgctataccctttgagGAAGAACTGTCAAGTTACTCTATGTCACAGAGTGCTATTGTGACTGATTTAAAccgaataaaaagaaaatacgaAAAGTGCCGTAACATAATACACATTCAAATGTCAGTTACCTGTATGGGTCTTGCTTAGCGTCCGAGTACTCCCCTCGGTTACGTCGCCGCAGTTCTTCATATGAAAGTAAGGGACGCGCGGGCGTTTCTAGCGTATTAGGATCTGCATTACCTAAAATTATAACAATCATGTAATATCTTTACTCATTTCATGCATAATCCtaaaatttacataacatacaacataaacagcctatatacgtcccactgctgggcaaaggcctccccttacacggggagggggtatggagcatactccaccatgctgctccaatgcgggttggtggaggtgtttttacggctactagccgggaccaacggctttacatgccctctgaagcacagaatcatcttacttttcagacaatcaggtgattcaagcctggaaagttcttaccaaacaaaggacagtctcacagtgattttgacaatgtccccattgggaatcaaaACCGTTCCTCCAGTTTAGTTTGACTTGTCAACATGCGAGAAATGGCttgcaataatattattttatggttATACATTACCACTGTTATTTTCAGGGTGATAGGAATCATCATTGAACAGGGGTCTATCAGTATCAAGGTCCAGCGAGCTGCCAGGACCAGCATCTGAGTAAATATCATTTGGACTTGCTCCAAACATTGATGGTGGTGGTTTTTGCATTGCCGTCCTAGAAATATattcaaatcataaataaataaaagaagagAGAACTGTAGAAAATGAATACAAAGCAGAGGGAGGCAGTTtaccccttgatttttccatcCTTTCTTTCCCGGAGGAGTTGTCCTATGTAGCTGCCTGGTAAAGCCATCAGTTTCTCCGCACAAGCTTCCTGATAGGACAGCTTTCCAATAAAATACCCCATCACTACGGCCAAGGTCACCTTTGGAATGACACCAAACCTAGGATTTGGTTTAAAGtgacctgaaacaaaaaaattattatGTCTTAAAGTGGaactaaataaaagtaaaaaaattcaACAACACTTTTCCTAAgatcattaaaaaaacaatttgactaTCAAGTATTATTTAAgtcctttttttttgaagtgtgGTTACATAACTAATGTAAAGGTAAAAATTTTCGCATCGGcacaaacaatttaaaatacaCACAAACTTTCTCAGAATTATTGAAATGATGACATTCGCAGTTAACAccaaaattaatatataaagaAGAGAAACAACAGTACACTGTACACatttaataaaattgaaacaTTGCACTTACAAACAAGGAGTTATTACATTCTGTAAAATTCAGACGGCAGAGATTGTTATTTTATgaacaatttaaataatgtaTGTACCTTTCTGTATAGCGATATAAGTGGTGAGTCCCATAGCTGTTCCAAGAGGCATAGACCGTTGGAAGAAGCTTTCACGATTACACTCACCAAGCACCTTTAGTTCTTCAGGAGAAAACTTGTATGGACCCTACAAGAAATGAAGTCACAGTGACATCTAATGAAATCATAtggtacctaattaaaataacttagtacaaaaattaaacttttataaagaatataattgtataataaaatGTTAGATTACTGTTTACATAATTGGTTTAGAACTTACCTTAAAATCTAGTTCCTATGTACTATTAGATTCAGAATACATTAATGAAATTGAAGATTAGTCAagatattttgtattataaaggCAACTGTAATGTGTAAGGTAGTTACAACCTGACCTGACCTGACCTACTGAACGTATGCAGGAGGTAAAGAATGCGGTTATGATGAAAATAACCTTACCGGGAACGTCCCGCCGCCCGGAGGCGCCGGCGGCTGCAAGGTTCCCTCCGGCCCTGGCATACCCTCCTGGTACCCGTATACGCTGGGCTCGTTCATTGTGACTTAATTTTACCACTATCAAAATGTTTACCTAACACTGAATATATAAAATCCTTGTCAGAGATAGCAATTTTTTATCGACTTATGTTTGTGCGGTGTCATTGACAGCCACACACGGCCACACTGACAGCTGACGCTGACTTACTATAACAGACAGAAAGCAGGGTTGCCAATGACAATTTATCAAACTCTCCAATTTGGAGAAAAAACTGCTGAATCCCCACTAATTCCCctcaaaattacataaataaatagaacaaGTTTTAACTATTCaatgaattaataataaaatagcctTTACAAATCTCTGCGGAGCACTGACCTCCATGGgtcgtactccaccacgctgcccatCAGCAGaccggtggaggtgttttattgcCAGTACCAAAGAGTAAAGTAATTATAGGGAAGCCAGTACCTAATCGCCACCAATGGCACGTGCCATCCGAAACACGAAAAATACGGCTGGCCTGAAAATTAAATGTCCTCTTCAAACAAaggaaagtgttaaaaagaaatttgacaatgtccccatcgggaatcgaaccagggaCCAGTAGATCAGGATATTAAAGCAGTTTTTAAATTCTGTATTCTTAATCCGAGTCTACATGTCTCTTCGTCTTTATCatcattttctttcttctgaGCGTCTGTATTATGAACTGTAAATTCTAAATTTGTGTTTGAATCATACACGGAACTGGAATGTTATATTAACCTACTTAATTCTAATATGTCTTCCGAGTAATCGAATTATTTCACGTGTGATGAAAAGACATGAGGACATTTTAACaaaaaggatgtagaagaggTGTAAATACGCGAGGGAGGTGTGGATACGTAAAACTGCTTTGAGCCTTCTCTCTTCGATGCATCGCCGTGAAACAAGCAACGGTAGCAGTTCATTTGGTATTATGCACCTACATCCATTTTGAGTTCTTAGGCCTTTTGTTTCTAAGTAGTGCACACACTCGTAATCAAATTTAACCTAAAAAGTAGACGACTTGGACGGGAGTTGAAcgcgcagctcttgtcaagtcaGGACGAACGTGTCAACCAtaacaccaccgggtcctcctccagTCCAGACAATACAAACATTGTCGCTCGTCCGGGTTCAAATCTTTTTCCTCATTGTCCCTTTAGAGAAGACCTGGCATCAAGTGGTGGGTAAGAGATGATCTGTGGTGTAAACTGTACTTCCGAGTATGGGTTGGACTGGCTGGGCGGCTACCGGATACAGGCGCTGAAAGTTTTTGTACGAAGGAAACTGGTACTGCCTGTGTCAAGATGAAATGgctatttaagtaggtacaaggATTTTATTAAATTGATACACGGATGTTTGAATGAATCTGTTTGTGCTGTAAGAAAGGGAGGGGCGTACTTACGGCGTTGTACTAACGTGTCCGACACGCGAATAAAGACGGGATGTCTTCAGTAAATTCGGCCGGGTTATACCGACCGTTGATGCATCGAAACGTGTGCAACTtgctttattatattacaattttGTTGTATGTACATTGTACCCCATAGAGAAACACGAACCTCCGCTGACCGGAGAGGTACCCGTTAGATGAGATTAGACATCACAAGGTCTATGTTTcgacataaaaaatatcaagCTGCATTTAAGCTATCTGAGCTGTTTTTTATtatgcaattattttttattaacaatcaGAATAATACTCCTTGGTGATAAATATATTAGGTATGATTACCCCaagaggctcaataataaattgatgcaggcataatttaaaattattaagttAGTTTCATTTAAAGTTTGTGGTTTTATAAGAAAAGAGtacttaaattgttatttttcctGGCGGCAATTGTGATAAGTTGTTAAACAAATAATAGCGCAATTATACTCAGCGTCCCCTTTTACAATTTCTTGTATCAGAGACAAGGGTAGTATGGTGATCGTATCGTCGATTGCATCGTGGATGTGACGCATCAGCTGTCTCATTTTATGTTATCCTTCTATACGGAAGATTCGCTCCTCAACGACTAACAACACACTACGATGTTGTAAACACCACTGTGACATGACTGCTGCATTTAGGGTAAGCCGCGACCGAGAGATCATAGGCACGAAATTTTGTGAGTACGCGTCACGAAAAAAGCTTCGCGGATTTTTTTAAAGCAATTGATAAtgcataataattctatgcatcGCATCTGCATCACGGCCACACGAGTGCCGTGgtcgcgggacttctttcgttgAAATTTTCAACAAGCCCCCCTTGGCCAAGCAAGTAAAGAACGCCAACTTACCCCAAAAAGGTGTTATAAtaactagaaaataaataaattgcctatTGACTGTTTGGCGCCATACCCAACCCGTTTTCAATAacagtaacatacatacaacacaACGTCTCCTTCGCATTGACAGATTTATAAAAACGCACGTCTTAGCTTTAACTTCTGGCATCTGTGCTTTGGTAGTCTTGCCTCTCACCAGGTAGGTAACTATTAggttttttgtaaaattctggCATAATGAATGTGTTGGTAACAGCATTTAAAACTATTTGTTCTTAGTAACACTTTCAACTTTACTAGGTACATACAAACCGTGACatcaaacaataaataaatcaaattatgTAAGCGATAATCCGTATCcccgaaataatttattcaggCAAATGTTAGCGCTTTTTGTTGGGATCTGGAGGTGGGTTGTGTTCCAGATAGTACTGCCGCATTACGTTGCCGAGGTGGCTGTTCTTGGGCAGCTCCCGTAGCTTGGCATCGCACGTTGATAGGTATGTCAACCGCCCGTACACATGCCCCAAAAAGGCCGCCATTATTACTTTAGGCACTACGCCGAAATGTGGATTTCTATTCaggaaccctaaaaagaaaaaaatcatagaAGTAAGAAGGAACTAGAAGGAAcgacacaaaattaaaaatccgCGCGAATAATTGGCATAATCaaacaaaatatgaaacaatCAATAAGTTCTTACTTCTATGAAGATTTTCGTGGCGTCGTCCCAATCGTTCCTTATTAGCAGTACAAAATTAACTAGCAAAATAGAAATGCAATTCGAACCGTATTTGATGGCAGCGTATGTGATTGTCGCAAAAAGTGTGCTAAATGGTACACAGCGTCGGTAAAAGCTCTCTTTATCGCATTCCTCCAACACTTTTATCTCGTCTTGTGTGAACTCGTAGTAACGCTGAAATACAAAACCCGTCGTTAGCGATACAAATTTTCGTAGGACGGAGAGCTCCAGGAGCCAGGCAGTCAGGCTGCAAGTACAGTTTGCTGCTGGTACCCACCAATGGATGCGTCACGTTGCGAATATCGCAACTGGCCGGCGTGCGCGACTTCGCGTAACAACTGCAATCCTCTTCGTTTTGTTTATTCCCACTCATTGCTTCCTTTTGCCTGCTACTTTATCATTGTAAGGAAAGAAAGGATGGATTttgattcattattttatttttataagattatttttaaattttactacAAATTTTCATGATAGTTTCAATCAATTGGCAGTTCGGCGGTTGGGTTTCTGTCATAAACGATATACATTTTATCAGCCTGTGTGTTTTCTAAAAAGTACCCTTTGATTTGAGTTTTTATACCAAATTATTTAAAGAGATCacttatatgtacttactgaataatttttactatataattatttatacttaggtaggtacctaccaacgGGTACTTGTTtttgatataattaatatacaCTTAGGTAAAATTGTGTTTCTCATAGTCCTTTCCACGTGTTGTCGATTCGTCGCCGTAATTTAATTAAGCGCCTTAGAGTCGGCGAACCGTCTATACTAATTTGATCATGAAGTGTAGGTTGCTCTTGTGTACCCACTTAGGTATTTTGAAGTGTTTCAATTGGAAGTGAAGTGTACGGACACTACGCggataatatttaaatactgGCAGGTGTAGTAGATATGTTTGACAACGAGACTGCAAAAAGGAAGTTACGTTAACTCCTTCAATGTCAAATTCGTAGTCAAATCTATAAAATTATGCCACAAATTTCGCATACAAGATCTTCGTGCCGTCGTCTAAGTCCTTCGGTATAGTAATAGCGAAAAAACACCTGAAGTGGCGCGGCGGGGCCGAGGGAAGGATGGCGCGCGCCATATGGCTGGCGCTGGCGTTCGCAGCGCTGGCGGCCGGCGCGCGCTACGTGGACTACTCAGGGGTCAAGATGCCGGAATACGGCGGCGGAATCGACTACGAGGGCCCCCGCGAgctggccgccgccgccggcgacgACTACCGCGACCACTCGCAGGACGTGACTGCTGGCCTCGACTACAAAGACGAAGAGGAACCAGGTAGATCTCTTGCGAGCTTACGCCATTCACAATATAACACAAACAGTCCCTATACGTCTTATTGCCGGCCAAAAGCCTCCTTTATTATTAAcggtatgcagcatactccaccacgctgcgagGTACACgtcatttatattcaaatttttTGTAGCGAAACTTACAAAAGAACTTCTTTTTTTCAGTGAAAACTGAAaagtctcttcaaaaggatgtcGAGGAAGAAGAATGGCAAAAACCAGTGAAGAAGCATAAAAAGTCTAGTTTAGATGATGGTAATCTAGATACCCCTGATAAGTACAGCCCAGAAGAAGTAGCACCTAAATTTAAATCGAATCAGCGGTATTCGAAACATAAACCTCGACTTAAACTAAGAAATTCTGACAAAGATGACGCGTCACTAACACATAAGCACCCAGGGAGATATGGTCGCTATAGAAAAGGTGACTTGGTTGATGTTTATAGCAAGGATGAATTCCAAGCAAATGATGATTTTCATGATGATAAGGGTGTCGACTTCGAAGATGACAAAGCAAATTTTAATGATAATAGAGCTACGACTGTAAGAACACCTCGGCGGAAACCGAGGGATAGATTTGTGAAGTCGGATGAAGATGATGATCTAAATGTATTGCTCAGACGAAAACCCATTAGTAACGAATTTTCTTCGGACGAAGAGTTACGATCACGGGTTCCATCGAGGCGAGTGCCTCTCCGCTTGGGCGGTGCTTCTCGGGAGTCTGAGAGCGATGCGGAGCCCTGGAGAATACAAAAAGCGAAACCTAAAAAATATGAGGAGTACAGCGACTATTACGACATGCAAAGAGTGCAAAATATGAAAGATAAGCTACCTGTCCTCCTCCGCCGGACTACTACATCAACTACTACTACTGTATCAAGTAAGTACAATCAGACAAACAACTTTATACACATCTAAAACAGCcttattttattcaaagtatGTATTGCTTGTAACTTGGAATAGATAAGTGGTGAATCCACAATACATTTTATTCTACCAACCATCAGCGCCTGAAGGTGGCTTTCCGTTCGGTTTTTGGCTCTATTTACCCCGctatatgtaattatgtatttagatatcaaaagtaagtacctaaatgtgtCTTGCCCAAAATGAACAAAGCTTTACTTACGTAAAAGGGAAGGTAGAATGAAACCATTTTCATATTTCCTCAATGTTACATAACATGTACTTATCCTAGATTTATTGCCACTACCTTaccttaataattttattaaatgtctGGTTTTAAAATAACGTTCACAAGCTAGTTTTGCCGTGGAAGCCCAGTTAGAACAACGCTTtgactgtaaggtcgcagggaTCGAATCCAGCAAGGACCAAACCTATGATTTTTGAAAtctgattatcacgtggtcagttaataaatgattatcgtgaggaaacccacataggtacctgagaaatgcgtttcggaggtatgggacctaacctgtattgggctggtattcccttcgcgggttggaaggtcaggcaggcagtcgcttctgtaaaaaaaaaaccggattTGATCCGGTTTGTTTCAGGTTGTCAaacgctacggagatgatgTTCATAAGCCACTTTTTTATTGCCTTACCCATGTGCTGCAAATTTTACATTGATTAATTTGGCCCAGTCAATGCAAATAGCAATGTTTGAAGTTTGAGGTGCTCTTTCTCGGGTTATTTTGCGCCTATAAATAGTACTTACATAGCTGCGGGTACGATCAAATTTTCGAAACTAAGTATATATTCTACGTTGTGTAATTTATTGCAAATGAATAGATTACCGTTAACCAATGCCGTAAGGCAGAATGCATATGCTTTTATACTCACTCGCCCTGCTTTTGATCTTGATTATAAATCACAATAAGATTTAGATTTCAGTGCATTATAGTGTAAAGTCTTGTATCGCTATAGATTCATACAGAAGAGGAAGCTAACAGTAGGCTTGTGTGTGCCCAGCGGAGGCGTTCCTGACCAAGAAGCGGCTGTCACCTGACGAGATGATATTCCGACGATATATGGCGCCCGTCCCTGTGGAAGAAGTCGTACCTCCGATCTCTGTGAGCTCCTCTACTTCAACCACTAGCACCACCACTCCAACTAGCACACTTGAACTCCTTTATCCAACACGAAGTTCTACTGAAACAACTACGATAAATCCACACGAGGAAATCTACCACCAGGCTCTGAGAAATGCTAGCTTACAACCATCGCTCGCGGAAAAGTCTCGACAGTCTATTCTAAAGAAGGCCCAGAGAAAGGAAATGATAAAAGGCGAGGGAGCGACTAACAAACCGCCAGTGTTAATGCAAGTGACAAATAAGATACAGACCCTGGTGATAGTGGAGCCGGCGACTAGCCAGATGCCCTGGCAGCGTGCGAAGGAGGTGCACGATGACACACCTGACCGCCTGCGGCAGGTGAAGCGCCTCATACGACACAAGATCGTCTCCAACGCCAAAAACATTCACGACCTCACCGATAACTGGGACGACATGGTTTGTGACTACGTTGACGTCAGCATGTTAAATGACGTCGCTACGAAGAACTTCATTAATACGAATATGATTGTGTTCAGTATCATCATTGTTTTATGACAATAATTTCTTAGTACTACACtttgtatttatacttacttataccgTATTATGCTACTAAGGTATATTTAATACTCTTATTTTGTGTTTGTAAATGTCCTCTAAGTGTTGTTGATgttattgtacctactttttgaataaaatgttgaaaaattatTGAGAAGTATTCATGTAGATCTGATATTAATAGGTATGAATTATTCGCAGTTTGATAAGATCAGGTTAGGGTAGGGATTAGTGTGTATGATAATAAGTAGCTTAGGTAGTAAAGTGTGTCATGGTTGATGAAGGTACTCGGACGACGACGCCGGCGTCGAGTGCCGAGCGTGAGCTGAAGGCGCTGCTGGGCGCGCATCGGCAGCGCAAGGAGGTGTCGCCGGAGCCCTCGAGCGTCGTCGGTGGAGCCCCCAGCAGCACCTCCGCGCCCGCTGACACCACGGCCACCCTCGTGCACATACCCACCTTCTCCCCGCAAGCCGTTGGACCAGTCCACGCCAGGGAGTGGGAATTCTTTCTTGCCGCCAATGACTCTAAGCGATTTAAACTTTCGAATTATATTGTTTACttagttttaataaattatttacaaagatatataaacaaattattttgttgatCGCACGTGGTAGGAATGTTTGTGTTTATCGTATACTAAGTAGGCAGGTAggtaacagcctcggtggtctagtggttagagcgttaagctcacgatttggaggtccgggttcgattcccgatggggacattgtcgaaatcactttgagagactgttttttctttggtaaggacttttcaggcttgaatcacctgattgtctgaaaaagtaagatgattccgtgcttcggagggcacgttaagccggtggtcccggctattagccgtaaaaacacctccaccaacccacagcaggagcagcgtggtggcgtatgctccatatcccctccggttgattaaggggaggcctgtgcccagcagtgggacgtatacaggtgTGTGGATGTGTGcaggtaggtaactaattatcaAAAATCGCTTGTGGTGTAGTGTTTCTATTTGAAAGAATACAATGTTTATTAGGACACCACGACAACGTAAATCACCTACATAttaaggt
This genomic interval from Pectinophora gossypiella chromosome Z, ilPecGoss1.1, whole genome shotgun sequence contains the following:
- the LOC126380481 gene encoding OCIA domain-containing protein 1-like, producing the protein MNEPSVYGYQEGMPGPEGTLQPPAPPGGGTFPGPYKFSPEELKVLGECNRESFFQRSMPLGTAMGLTTYIAIQKGHFKPNPRFGVIPKVTLAVVMGYFIGKLSYQEACAEKLMALPGSYIGQLLRERKDGKIKGTAMQKPPPSMFGASPNDIYSDAGPGSSLDLDTDRPLFNDDSYHPENNSGNADPNTLETPARPLLSYEELRRRNRGEYSDAKQDPYRLEPGLGPAPRRPPPPPPQSPPSAPTNKYGDTME
- the LOC126379728 gene encoding OCIA domain-containing protein 1-like, which encodes MSGNKQNEEDCSCYAKSRTPASCDIRNVTHPLRYYEFTQDEIKVLEECDKESFYRRCVPFSTLFATITYAAIKYGFLNRNPHFGVVPKVIMAAFLGHVYGRLTYLSTCDAKLRELPKNSHLGNVMRQYYLEHNPPPDPNKKR